A part of Crassostrea angulata isolate pt1a10 chromosome 5, ASM2561291v2, whole genome shotgun sequence genomic DNA contains:
- the LOC128183410 gene encoding uncharacterized protein LOC128183410 isoform X9: MDAREAFLVVESTKAVLYDAPPSRCPECVLQKSQSMFPDLPSRQNPLMTTPGSKFRHMSYTNRTRTSMEDGEFNINPEPVPYQPQNFMQTPLPRIGPESSTLLKKVPIPKRHLDSFGGYEYSLGSKRGVILHTDRYQWDAPKSFEGMSQRDRLRAELEYMERLRGIKRRREMLPHRAQLDLLMGGKKVEFSERFDIQREIQKLKSLIMPQNARDLFHGKGFHLPDEHSSLRPRRAPMLDYDSDEDTSVPSSHRLGKQAVDPDTGLPRSRLRQNIGQLPRIVNKNIIGSSESPLLLAREKRTVDQIKARISIPAELQRGRRPISIKNHDMAQETPRFSEDGPWTRDQFARQGRKFGMSPAYLKRSRTNVPSKMDPMVNRSTTLPPNDRQLNLSTRNDAVKRVEIPSAGALPKSRGTEKPEAMVDPDTNPLQIDNLKENLPEEDVAALERIESRLSGRSKLIDSPVKAATPNPLKGSELSHLLPEEKRDELKKTFQKLDTDADGHLMYQQIKSQLPPQMSVQQERFLKQVYDITSSSTFFGVDEFMTMSTLTKKVQDLKSEAADSFGNLDFALLHDQIIKYVDLFQSVDRIHSGKISLESLQEVLSAALETDLSADDTNWNKILETVDPDEGAKISKIEFLAHIPYFLSLKLKPGPGALPHSQRFQ; this comes from the exons TTTCGTCATATGTCCTATACTAACAGGACGAGAACGTCAATGGAGGATGGCGAATTCAACATCAACCCCGAACCGGTCCCCTACCAACCTCAAAACTTCAT GCAAACCCCGCTTCCCCGTATAGGGCCGGA GTCTTCCACACTACTTAAGAAGGTTCCTATACCTAAGCGTCATTTAGACTCGTTCGGAGgttatgaatattcattagGTTCAAAACGCGGAGTGATTCTGCATACAGATCGGTATCAA TGGGACGCCCCAAAGTCGTTTGAGGG CATGAGTCAGCGAGATCGACTAAGGGCAGAGCTGGAGTATATGGAGAGACTGCGGGGGATCAAACGACGACGAGAAATGCTACCTCACAGGGCTCAGCTCGACCTCCTGATGGGGGGCAAAAAGGTGGAATTTTCCGAGAG GTTTGATATCCAGAGGGAGATACAGAAACTAAAGTCTCTGATCATGCCCCAGAATGCCCGGGATCTATTCCACGGCAAAGGGTTCCATTTGCCAGA tgaACACTCGTCTCTGAGGCCTCGGCGAGCTCCTATGCTGGACTATGACAGCGACGAGGACA CCTCAGTACCATCTAGTCACCGTCTGGGCAAGCAAGCCGTTGACCCAGATACTGGGTTGCCCAGATCGAGGCTAAGGCAAAATATCGGCCAACTTCCCAGAATTGTCAACAAAAACATAATAG GTTCTTCTGAATCACCTCTTCTGTTAGCCAGAGAAAAGCGCACTGTAGATCAAATTAAAGCTAGAATTAGCATTCCCGCAG AGCTACAGCGCGGCCGGAGACCTATCTCCATTAAAAACCACGATATGGCCCAAGAAACGCCTCGGTTCTCGGAGGACGGACCGTGGACACGAGATCAGTTCGCTCGCCAAG gtCGAAAATTTG GTATGAGTCCAGCCTACCTGAAGCGATCACGGACAAATGTCCCATCAAAGATGGATCCCATGGTCAACAGGAGCACGACATTACCGCCCAACGACAGACAGCTCAA TCTTTCCACAAGAAACGATGCAGTGAAGAGAGTGGAAATACCGTCTGCTGGTGCCTTACCAAAGTCACGTGGTACAGAGAAACCAGAAGCCATGGTGGATCCGGACACCAATCCTTTGCAGATCGACAATCTTAAAGAAAACCT ACCGGAAGAGGATGTGGCGGCTTTGGAGAGAATCGAGTCCCGCCTCTCCGGGAGATCTAAGCTGATTGATAGCCCGGTGAAAGCGGCGACGCCCAACCCCCTGAAG GGAAGTGAACTCTCACATCTTTTGCCGGAAGAAAAGAGAGATGAGCTGAAAAAAACTTTCCAGAAATTGGACACAGATGCTGACGG GCATTTAATGTATCAGCAAATTAAATCCCAGCTTCCACCGCAGATGTCAGTTCAGCAAGAACGTTTCCTCAAACAG GTATACGATATCACTAGCTCCAGTACATTCTTTGGGGTGGACGAATTCATGACCATGTCAACACTCACAAAGAAAGTGCAGGACCTCAA ATCTGAAGCAGCAGACAGCTTTGGAAATCTAGATTTCGCTTTATTGCATGATCAAATCATTAAATATGTG GATTTGTTCCAGTCTGTGGACAGAATTCACAGCGGGAAAATCTCGCTCGAGTCTCTACAGGAAGTGCTGTCTGCGGCCCTAGAAACGGATCTCTCAGCAGACGACACCAACTGGAACAAGATCCTTGAAACTGTCGATCCT gaCGAAGGCGCAAAAATAAGCAAGATCGAGTTCCTAGCACACATTCCATATTTTCTGAGTTTGAAACTAAAGCCCGGACCTGGTGCGTTGCCTCATAGTCAGCGATTCCAGTAA
- the LOC128183410 gene encoding uncharacterized protein LOC128183410 isoform X10: MDAREAFLVVESTKAVLYDAPPSRCPECVLQKSQSMFPDLPSRQNPLMTTPGSKFRHMSYTNRTRTSMEDGEFNINPEPVPYQPQNFMSSTLLKKVPIPKRHLDSFGGYEYSLGSKRGVILHTDRYQWDAPKSFEGMSQRDRLRAELEYMERLRGIKRRREMLPHRAQLDLLMGGKKVEFSERFDIQREIQKLKSLIMPQNARDLFHGKGFHLPDEHSSLRPRRAPMLDYDSDEDTSVPSSHRLGKQAVDPDTGLPRSRLRQNIGQLPRIVNKNIIGSSESPLLLAREKRTVDQIKARISIPAELQRGRRPISIKNHDMAQETPRFSEDGPWTRDQFARQGRKFGMSPAYLKRSRTNVPSKMDPMVNRSTTLPPNDRQLNLSTRNDAVKRVEIPSAGALPKSRGTEKPEAMVDPDTNPLQIDNLKENLPEEDVAALERIESRLSGRSKLIDSPVKAATPNPLKGSELSHLLPEEKRDELKKTFQKLDTDADGHLMYQQIKSQLPPQMSVQQERFLKQVYDITSSSTFFGVDEFMTMSTLTKKVQDLKSEAADSFGNLDFALLHDQIIKYVDLFQSVDRIHSGKISLESLQEVLSAALETDLSADDTNWNKILETVDPDEGAKISKIEFLAHIPYFLSLKLKPGPGALPHSQRFQ, translated from the exons TTTCGTCATATGTCCTATACTAACAGGACGAGAACGTCAATGGAGGATGGCGAATTCAACATCAACCCCGAACCGGTCCCCTACCAACCTCAAAACTTCAT GTCTTCCACACTACTTAAGAAGGTTCCTATACCTAAGCGTCATTTAGACTCGTTCGGAGgttatgaatattcattagGTTCAAAACGCGGAGTGATTCTGCATACAGATCGGTATCAA TGGGACGCCCCAAAGTCGTTTGAGGG CATGAGTCAGCGAGATCGACTAAGGGCAGAGCTGGAGTATATGGAGAGACTGCGGGGGATCAAACGACGACGAGAAATGCTACCTCACAGGGCTCAGCTCGACCTCCTGATGGGGGGCAAAAAGGTGGAATTTTCCGAGAG GTTTGATATCCAGAGGGAGATACAGAAACTAAAGTCTCTGATCATGCCCCAGAATGCCCGGGATCTATTCCACGGCAAAGGGTTCCATTTGCCAGA tgaACACTCGTCTCTGAGGCCTCGGCGAGCTCCTATGCTGGACTATGACAGCGACGAGGACA CCTCAGTACCATCTAGTCACCGTCTGGGCAAGCAAGCCGTTGACCCAGATACTGGGTTGCCCAGATCGAGGCTAAGGCAAAATATCGGCCAACTTCCCAGAATTGTCAACAAAAACATAATAG GTTCTTCTGAATCACCTCTTCTGTTAGCCAGAGAAAAGCGCACTGTAGATCAAATTAAAGCTAGAATTAGCATTCCCGCAG AGCTACAGCGCGGCCGGAGACCTATCTCCATTAAAAACCACGATATGGCCCAAGAAACGCCTCGGTTCTCGGAGGACGGACCGTGGACACGAGATCAGTTCGCTCGCCAAG gtCGAAAATTTG GTATGAGTCCAGCCTACCTGAAGCGATCACGGACAAATGTCCCATCAAAGATGGATCCCATGGTCAACAGGAGCACGACATTACCGCCCAACGACAGACAGCTCAA TCTTTCCACAAGAAACGATGCAGTGAAGAGAGTGGAAATACCGTCTGCTGGTGCCTTACCAAAGTCACGTGGTACAGAGAAACCAGAAGCCATGGTGGATCCGGACACCAATCCTTTGCAGATCGACAATCTTAAAGAAAACCT ACCGGAAGAGGATGTGGCGGCTTTGGAGAGAATCGAGTCCCGCCTCTCCGGGAGATCTAAGCTGATTGATAGCCCGGTGAAAGCGGCGACGCCCAACCCCCTGAAG GGAAGTGAACTCTCACATCTTTTGCCGGAAGAAAAGAGAGATGAGCTGAAAAAAACTTTCCAGAAATTGGACACAGATGCTGACGG GCATTTAATGTATCAGCAAATTAAATCCCAGCTTCCACCGCAGATGTCAGTTCAGCAAGAACGTTTCCTCAAACAG GTATACGATATCACTAGCTCCAGTACATTCTTTGGGGTGGACGAATTCATGACCATGTCAACACTCACAAAGAAAGTGCAGGACCTCAA ATCTGAAGCAGCAGACAGCTTTGGAAATCTAGATTTCGCTTTATTGCATGATCAAATCATTAAATATGTG GATTTGTTCCAGTCTGTGGACAGAATTCACAGCGGGAAAATCTCGCTCGAGTCTCTACAGGAAGTGCTGTCTGCGGCCCTAGAAACGGATCTCTCAGCAGACGACACCAACTGGAACAAGATCCTTGAAACTGTCGATCCT gaCGAAGGCGCAAAAATAAGCAAGATCGAGTTCCTAGCACACATTCCATATTTTCTGAGTTTGAAACTAAAGCCCGGACCTGGTGCGTTGCCTCATAGTCAGCGATTCCAGTAA